A genomic region of Candidatus Pseudomonas phytovorans contains the following coding sequences:
- a CDS encoding ABC transporter permease subunit, whose amino-acid sequence MTSPIAKSVSPASPVDQSLLYPSPYKEFWQAFARNKGAVMGLAFMCVVVFCALFAPWVAPHDPSEQYRDFLLTPPVWLDGGTWQFILGTDELGRDLLSRLIQGARLSLLIGLASVVISLIPGILLGLLAGFFPQLLGPSIMRLMDVMLALPSLLLAVAIVAILGPGLINTVIAIAIVSLPSYVRLTRAAVMVELNRDYVTAARLAGAGLPRLMFVTVLPNCMAPLIVQATLSFSSAILDAAALGFLGLGVQPPTPEWGTMLASARDYIERAWWVVSLPGLTILLSVLAINLMGDGLRDALDPKLKNAA is encoded by the coding sequence ATGACTAGCCCGATTGCAAAATCCGTATCGCCGGCCAGCCCGGTGGACCAGAGCCTGCTCTACCCCTCGCCCTACAAGGAATTCTGGCAGGCCTTCGCGCGCAACAAGGGCGCGGTAATGGGCCTGGCCTTCATGTGTGTGGTGGTGTTCTGTGCACTGTTCGCGCCGTGGGTCGCCCCGCATGACCCCAGCGAGCAATACCGCGACTTCCTGCTGACCCCGCCCGTCTGGCTGGACGGCGGCACCTGGCAGTTCATCCTGGGTACCGATGAACTTGGCCGCGACCTGCTTTCACGGTTGATCCAGGGCGCGCGGTTGTCGCTGCTGATCGGCCTGGCTTCGGTGGTGATATCGCTGATCCCGGGCATCCTGCTGGGCCTGCTGGCGGGCTTTTTCCCGCAGTTGCTCGGCCCTTCGATCATGCGCCTGATGGACGTGATGCTGGCCCTGCCGTCGCTGCTGCTGGCCGTGGCCATCGTCGCCATTCTTGGCCCTGGCCTGATCAATACGGTGATCGCTATCGCCATTGTGTCTTTGCCGTCCTACGTGCGCCTGACCCGTGCAGCGGTGATGGTCGAGCTGAACCGCGACTACGTCACCGCCGCACGCCTGGCCGGTGCCGGGCTGCCAAGGCTGATGTTCGTCACTGTGCTGCCCAACTGCATGGCGCCACTGATCGTGCAGGCTACCCTCAGCTTTTCCTCGGCAATCCTCGACGCAGCAGCCCTGGGCTTCCTCGGCCTCGGCGTGCAGCCACCTACCCCCGAGTGGGGCACCATGCTGGCATCTGCCCGTGACTACATCGAGCGCGCCTGGTGGGTGGTGAGCCTGCCCGGCCTGACCATTCTGCTCAGTGTGCTGGCAATCAACCTGATGGGCGACGGCCTGCGCGATGCGCTGGACCCGAAACTCAAGAACGCCGCCTGA
- a CDS encoding ABC transporter permease subunit, translating into MLSFIARRLGLLIPTFFGITLLTFALIRLIPGDPVEVMMGERRVDPEMHAQAMERLGLNKPLPAQYLDYVGKLAQGDLGESLRTRESVWTEFLTLFPATLELAFAALLFAGIVGLLAGVIAALKRGSLFDHGVMGISLAGYSMPIFWWGLILIMFFSVSLGWTPVSGRIDLLYDIEPKTGFMLIDTLLSDEEGAFKDAVMHLILPSIVLGTIPLAVIARMTRSSMLEVLREDYIRTARAKGLSPARVVFVHGLRNALIPVLTVFGLQVGTLLAGAVLTETIFSWPGIGKWLIEAIGARDYPVVQNGILLIACLVILVNFVVDILYGLANPRIRHQR; encoded by the coding sequence ATGTTGAGCTTTATTGCCCGGCGCCTTGGCCTGCTGATACCGACCTTTTTCGGCATCACTTTGCTGACCTTCGCGCTCATACGCCTGATCCCCGGCGACCCGGTGGAAGTGATGATGGGCGAGCGCAGGGTCGACCCCGAAATGCATGCCCAGGCCATGGAGCGTCTTGGCCTGAACAAACCACTGCCGGCTCAGTACCTGGATTACGTCGGCAAGCTGGCCCAGGGCGATCTGGGCGAGTCGCTGCGTACCCGCGAAAGCGTCTGGACCGAATTCCTCACCCTGTTCCCGGCCACCCTCGAACTGGCCTTCGCTGCCCTGCTGTTCGCCGGCATCGTCGGCCTGCTGGCCGGGGTGATCGCTGCGCTCAAGCGCGGCTCGCTGTTCGACCACGGGGTCATGGGCATATCGCTGGCCGGCTATTCCATGCCGATCTTCTGGTGGGGCCTCATCCTGATCATGTTCTTCTCGGTGAGCCTGGGCTGGACCCCAGTGTCCGGGCGCATCGACCTGCTTTACGACATCGAGCCGAAAACCGGCTTCATGCTAATCGACACCCTGCTCAGCGACGAAGAAGGCGCGTTCAAGGACGCGGTGATGCACCTGATTTTACCGTCCATCGTGCTCGGCACCATCCCGCTGGCAGTGATCGCCCGCATGACCCGCTCGTCAATGCTCGAAGTGCTGCGCGAAGACTATATCCGCACCGCACGCGCAAAAGGCCTGTCGCCTGCTCGTGTGGTGTTCGTGCACGGCTTGCGCAACGCCCTGATCCCGGTACTGACCGTGTTCGGCCTGCAGGTCGGCACCTTGCTGGCGGGCGCAGTGCTGACCGAAACCATCTTTTCCTGGCCGGGCATCGGCAAATGGCTGATCGAAGCCATCGGTGCCCGTGACTACCCCGTGGTCCAGAACGGCATCCTGTTGATCGCCTGCCTGGTGATTCTGGTCAACTTCGTCGTGGATATCCTCTACGGCCTGGCCAACCCACGCATCCGTCATCAGCGCTGA